The following are encoded in a window of Rhodothermales bacterium genomic DNA:
- a CDS encoding cytochrome c, whose translation MRSIILIVLVLAACEVPVPDKTPAAAPAGLSEAQLEHGIGPIEPFVLPGVNSALAAEGEKSFTLKCASCHQWDTRLVGPPLSGVLERRAPAFVMNVLLNPDEMGKKHPEMIAQREEYGVAMPNQFLSRDEARGILEYIRGK comes from the coding sequence ATGCGAAGCATCATCCTCATCGTTCTCGTTCTCGCTGCCTGCGAGGTACCTGTTCCCGATAAAACCCCGGCGGCGGCCCCGGCCGGCCTCAGCGAGGCCCAGCTCGAACACGGCATCGGCCCGATTGAGCCGTTTGTATTGCCGGGCGTGAACTCGGCGCTGGCGGCGGAGGGCGAAAAGAGCTTCACACTGAAGTGCGCCTCGTGTCATCAGTGGGATACGCGGTTGGTAGGTCCGCCCCTGAGCGGTGTGCTCGAGCGCCGGGCGCCGGCGTTTGTGATGAACGTATTGCTCAACCCGGACGAAATGGGGAAGAAGCACCCCGAAATGATCGCGCAGCGGGAGGAGTACGGGGTGGCGATGCCAAACCAGTTTTTGTCTCGGGACGAGGCGCGGGGGATTCTGGAGTACATACGGGGAAAATAA
- a CDS encoding magnesium chelatase, which yields MTSSRLTDIHTFGQLKASGYRVIGVKDELRKNLIARLRKGERVFPGIIGFDTTVIPQIQNAILGRHDLILLGLRGQAKSRIIRMLPQLLDEYIPFVRGSEVNDDPFNPISKFARNLIAAKGDDTPIDWLHRDERYNEKLATPDTTIADLIGDIDPIKAANLRLTYADEEVIHFGIIPRTNRGLFAINELPDLQPRIQVGLLNIMEEQDIQIRGFNVRFPLDVMMIFSANPEDYTNRGSIITPLKDRIDSQIITHYPKTIEIGVQITSQEAWQERGEGVKVHVPAYFREIVEQIAFEARASEYVDQKSGVSVRLTRAALEDLISAAERRALVNGETETTVRISDFISVEPAITGKVELVYEGEQEGAQNVARLLIGRSIKTIFTTYFPDPGDKKTGRSPYQALLTWFTQGNNLVINPDMPFE from the coding sequence ATGACTTCTTCCCGCCTGACCGACATCCACACCTTCGGACAACTCAAGGCATCCGGCTACCGGGTGATCGGGGTGAAGGACGAGTTGCGTAAGAACCTGATCGCCCGGCTGCGAAAGGGCGAACGGGTCTTCCCCGGGATCATCGGATTCGACACGACCGTCATCCCCCAGATCCAGAACGCCATCCTGGGCCGGCACGACCTCATCCTGCTCGGCCTGCGCGGCCAGGCGAAGAGCCGCATCATCCGCATGCTGCCGCAGTTGCTGGACGAATACATACCCTTCGTCCGCGGCAGCGAGGTGAACGACGATCCGTTTAACCCGATCTCCAAGTTCGCCCGCAACCTGATCGCCGCAAAAGGAGACGACACGCCTATCGACTGGCTGCACCGTGACGAGCGGTACAACGAAAAGCTGGCGACGCCGGACACTACGATCGCCGACCTCATCGGCGACATCGACCCGATCAAGGCCGCCAACCTCCGACTGACGTATGCCGACGAGGAGGTGATCCATTTCGGCATCATCCCCCGCACCAACCGGGGTTTGTTCGCGATCAACGAGCTGCCCGACCTCCAGCCGCGCATCCAGGTCGGCCTGCTCAACATTATGGAGGAGCAGGATATCCAGATCCGCGGGTTCAACGTCCGCTTCCCGCTCGATGTGATGATGATCTTCTCGGCCAACCCCGAGGACTACACGAACCGCGGAAGCATCATCACCCCGCTGAAGGACCGGATCGACAGCCAGATCATTACCCATTACCCGAAAACGATCGAGATCGGCGTCCAGATTACGTCGCAGGAGGCATGGCAGGAACGCGGCGAGGGGGTGAAGGTGCATGTGCCGGCGTATTTCCGCGAAATCGTCGAGCAAATCGCCTTCGAGGCGCGTGCGAGCGAATACGTTGACCAGAAATCCGGCGTCTCCGTCCGCCTCACCCGGGCGGCGCTCGAGGACCTCATCTCCGCCGCCGAGCGGCGGGCGCTGGTGAATGGCGAGACCGAGACGACCGTCCGGATCAGCGACTTCATCTCGGTGGAGCCGGCGATCACCGGGAAGGTCGAACTGGTGTATGAAGGAGAGCAGGAAGGCGCGCAGAACGTCGCCCGCCTGCTGATCGGCCGGTCGATCAAGACCATCTTCACCACCTACTTCCCGGACCCCGGCGACAAAAAGACGGGGCGGTCGCCCTATCAGGCGCTGCTCACCTGGTTCACCCAGGGCAACAATCTGGTGATCAACCCGGATATGCCGTTCGAGG